The DNA window CGGATTTTGTCCGGCTGAAAAAGGGGCAGCCCGTGCTCCTTGGCGAAGGCCGCGACCGGCGGCGGGGTCAAGTCGCGGCCGCGTCCGGCCGGCTTGTCCGGCTGGCTGACGACTCCGGCGACCTTGTGGTTCGACGCCAGAATCGCCTTCAGGGAGGGAACGGCGATTGCGGGGGAACCCATGAAGACGATGTTCATGTCATTACCCTACGTAAGTGGGGCCGGAGCCGTGTTCGATTTCTTCTTGTTGGTAGCGCTCATGCCGCTCGAGTTTCTTCTTGTAAAGGTCCTGCTTGAGCCGGGAGATTTTGTCGAAGATGAGCTTGCCGTCCAGATGGTCGATCTCGTGCTGGAAGGCGACGGCGAGCAGGTCTTCTCCCGGGTATTTCACCTTTTTTCCGTCGCGGCCCAAGCCTTCCACCACGATCTTCTTCGAGCGCTCCATCGGAACGACGAGCTGGGGAAGCGAGAGGCAGCCCTCGTCCCAGAGGATCTTGCCCTCCTGAATGGTGATGATGGGATTGATGATCGCCTTCGGGTCCGGCTTGTGCGTTTCGCGCCCCTGATCGTCTTTTTCCAAAAGGCCGACGTCGATGACGAGAATTCGCTTCGAGACGGCGACCTGGGGTGCGGCCAAACCCACGCCCGGCGCGGCGTACATGGTCTCGTACATGTCGTCGATGAACCTTTGGATCTCGGCGTCGACCTTCTCGACCGGTTTGGCCACCTTTCTCAGAACCGGATCGGGATATTTTACAATTTCCAGAATCATTTTGATTTCCTACATCATATCGACCGGGTCGACGTTCACCAGCATCTTCACCGTCGAGGGTAAGTCATTCTCCGCGAAATCGTCAAGGATGGCGGCCAATTTGGGTTGGAGGCGGGCGTACTGGGCCGTTTTCACCAGCACCCTCCATCGAGACTTGCCGCGTACGGTTTCCACGGGGCGGGGCGCCGGGCCGAGCAGGGATTCGTCCGTTTTCAAGGCGCGCCCCGCCCGCAAGGCCAGGGCTTCCGAGGTCTTTCTCACCGTTCCGGCGTTGGATCCCGACAGCCGGATTTCCACCAAACGCAGAAAAGGGGGATACCCGGCCTCGCGTCGATGCCCCAACTCCGTCCGGCAAAACTCCAGCCCGTCGTACGAGACGGCGGCGATCAGACTTTCGTGTTGCGGTTGATAGGTTTGGATGAGCACGGTCCCCGGCCGTTCGGCGCGCCCCGCGCGGCCCGCCACCTGCGTCAGGATTTGGTAAGTTCGCTCGGCCGCACGGAAGTCGGGGAGATGCAGGCCGACATCGGCGTCCAGGATCCCGGCGAGCGTGAGATGCGGGTAGTCGTGCCCTTTGGTGATCATCTGAGTGCCGACCAAGACGTCGATCTCGCGCCTTTTCATTTTCTCCAGAATGTCCAGGCCGCCGGCCGCGCCGGCCGTGTCGCGGTCCATCCGCGCCACGCGGGCGCCCGGAAAGAGGCGTTGGACCTCGGAGGCGACCTTTTCGGTGCCGAAACCCCGGAGCGATAAGGTCGCCTTGCCGCAGGCGGGGCAGACGGGATCGTAGGGCCTTGAGGATTCGCAATAGTGGCATTCGAGACGCGCGGGATTTTTGTGAAACGTGAGGGAGATATCGCACCGTCCGCATTCCGGCACCCGGCCGCATTCGGGACACATCACGAAGGGGGCGTAGCCGCGGCGATTGACGAAGAGCAGCGCTTGCTCCTTTCGCTTGAGGGCGGCTTCGAGCTCTTGCAGGAGCTCCGACGAGAAAACGGGATGCCTGTCCTTTTCGCGGCGGAGGTCGACGATCCTTACCTCGGGAAGCTTTGCTCCCAGAGGACGGGCGGCGAGGCGCAGGCACGTCATTTTGCCCTGGGCGCAGCGTTGAAGAGCTTCGAGGGACGGCGTGGCCGA is part of the bacterium genome and encodes:
- the priA gene encoding primosomal protein N', with translation MLIEVVLPLAMRHTLTYRVPSHLAGEARPGCLVRVPLGRKHAVGCILRETPHAEKSLKIKEIDAVLRPLLSQKELKLLEWAAAYYLTPIGEVLRHLAPPDLFETRAKARETKARKKVPHAASFDTPTLPSLNAEQEAALRTVLEGLARPVRPFLLHGITGSGKTEVYLRAAQSVLETGGQVLVLVPEIGLTPQVVGRFRALGKNPGDVAVSHSGLTRSQRYEVWKGAREGRHRIVVATRSGVFLPMPRLRLIVVDEEHDSSYKQEERFCYHARDLALWRAAHENLLAILGSATPSLEALQRCAQGKMTCLRLAARPLGAKLPEVRIVDLRREKDRHPVFSSELLQELEAALKRKEQALLFVNRRGYAPFVMCPECGRVPECGRCDISLTFHKNPARLECHYCESSRPYDPVCPACGKATLSLRGFGTEKVASEVQRLFPGARVARMDRDTAGAAGGLDILEKMKRREIDVLVGTQMITKGHDYPHLTLAGILDADVGLHLPDFRAAERTYQILTQVAGRAGRAERPGTVLIQTYQPQHESLIAAVSYDGLEFCRTELGHRREAGYPPFLRLVEIRLSGSNAGTVRKTSEALALRAGRALKTDESLLGPAPRPVETVRGKSRWRVLVKTAQYARLQPKLAAILDDFAENDLPSTVKMLVNVDPVDMM
- the def gene encoding peptide deformylase, whose amino-acid sequence is MILEIVKYPDPVLRKVAKPVEKVDAEIQRFIDDMYETMYAAPGVGLAAPQVAVSKRILVIDVGLLEKDDQGRETHKPDPKAIINPIITIQEGKILWDEGCLSLPQLVVPMERSKKIVVEGLGRDGKKVKYPGEDLLAVAFQHEIDHLDGKLIFDKISRLKQDLYKKKLERHERYQQEEIEHGSGPTYVG